Within Azoarcus sp. DD4, the genomic segment GACCTTGCGCCCCTCATGCTCGAAGTTGAATACCTTGATCAGCGAGTTGCTGGGATTGATGACGCCGGTGTGCTCGTAGGAACAGGCCATCTCGCATTGCAGACAGCCGGTGCACTTCGCCGGGTCAATGAGCAGCGATTTCCACATCGATGTCTCCTTCGGTGGGTTCGGTTGCGGTTTTGACGCGCAACGTATGAAGCATTGTTCATACCTACCTTCAACACTAGACCGCGGCGGATGCCAGTCAAGACGAAGGAGGTTCGGGTTTTTCCGCCAGTACGATCAGACGATGCGTCCGATCTTGCGGTAGAGGGTGTTGCGACTGATGCCCAGGCGGCGGGCCGCTGCCGAAACGTTGCCACCGACTTCACGCATGACCACGGCGATCGCCTCCAGCTCGATCTGGTCGAGGCTGCGGCCACCGGTGGCGATGGCCGGCGCCGCCGCAACCGGCGTGGCGGCTGCCGGCTGCCGTGGCAGGCTGCGTTCCTCGATCCGCGCGCTCTCGCCCTCGTCCATGGCGTCGGCGCCGAACAGCTCCTCCGGCAGATGCACCGGGCGGATCTCGTCCTCGCCCTCGTCCAGCAGGGCTACCGCGACGCGGATCACGTTCTGCAGCTGGCGCACGTTGCCCGGCCACGGGTAGCGTTCGAAGAAGGCCATCACCTCGGCGCCGATGTGCACCGTGCGCGACTCGCCGACTTCGGCGGCGAGGATGTTGTCCACGATGCGGCCGATGTCGCTGCGTTCGCGCAGCGGCGGCAGCGTCACCGTGAGGCCGTTCACCCGGTAGTAGAGATCCTCGCGGAAGCTGCCCTTCTGCACCGCGTCGCGCAGCAGACGGTGGGTGGCGCACACCAGCGAGATATCCACCGGCACCTGCCGCATCGCCCCGATCGGCGTCACACTGCGCTCCTGCAACACCCGCAGCAGGCGCGCCTGCATGCCGAGCGGCATGTCACCGATCTCGTCCAGGAAGAGCGTTCCGCCATGAGCCTGCTGGATCTTGCCGATCGCGCCTTCGCGCCGCGCGCCGGTGAAGGCGCCGCCGACATAGCCGAAAAGTTCGGATTCGATCAGGTTTTCAGGGATCGCCGCGCAGTTGAGCGCAACGAAGGGGCCATCGCGGCGCGGGCCGCTGTAGTGGAAAGCGCGGGCGAAGAGCTCCTTGCCGACGCCGGATTCGCCCTGGATCAGCAGCGGGATGTCCTTGCCCAGCACCCGCGACGAACGGTCCAGCGCCAACTGCAGGCGGGCGTCGCCGGTGGCGAGGCAGGCCAGGGTGACGCGGCCGCTCTTCGGGTCGCAAGGCGCTTCGGCCGCTACGGCGCGGGCCGTCACCGCCGGCCGGGCCGGGCTCGGCGCCGGCACCTCGGTGCGCGGCGGCAGGTTGCTCTTGAGACGGGCATAGACGCGTTCGCCGCGCCGCGCCTCCATCGCCTGCAAGGAACCGGGATCGCGCCGCGAGCGATCGAAGAAGACATCGAGCGAGACGCGGAACACGTTGCCGAAAGCCAGGCCACCGGGGTCCATCTCGCCAATGCCGAGCGCCTCGCGCGCCACCGGATTGGCGCCGACGATGCAGCCGTCGAGCGACACCGCGAGCAGGCCCTCCTGGAGACTGCCCACGCATTCCGGCCGGGCATGCACCGCGATCAGGATCTGACGGGCGAATTCCACCTCGAACAGCCGCTTCTCCAGCAGCTGGGCCGACAGGCGCACCAGCCCCATGGTATGGCGCTGGTTGCTGCGGTAATCGCCGGAGATGTCGAGCACCCCGGCCAGGCCACCGCAGGGCTTGAACACCGGCGCGGCGCTGCAGGTGAGCACGCCGTTGCGCTCGAGGAAGTGCTCGGCGCCGAGCACCTCCACCGGCATCCGCTCGATGAGCGCCGTGCCGATGGCATTGGTGCCGCGCAGGCTCTCATCCCACGACGCCCCCGGCTGCAGGGCAACGCGCTGGGCGCGGGCAACGAAGTCCGGATCGCCCAGGCTGTGCAGGATCACGCCATTGAGATCGGCAAGGATGACCATGCTGCCCGAGGCACGGATCTGCTCGAACACATGCTCCATGATGCCCGCCGCGTGATTCAGCAGTTGCTCGCTGCGCTCGCGCGCCTCGGTCAGCTGCGCCCGCCCTTCCGGATCGCCGTTACCGACGGCCAGGGCATCGACACCGCCATCGCGGCAGCGCAGCCAGGACCGCAGGACTTCCGACGGCACATCGCCTTCGGGCTCCTCGCCGCGATCGAAGAATCTTCGCCTCGCCGCCTGCACCTGCTGGACATGCGCGTCCATGGCCATCAACTGACCTTTCATCCCTCCTCCTCCTTCTCCGCTTCCCGCATCGCTTTTATTGTCTATTACGGGAGTGTCACAAAACTTAGCACCTGCCACGTTTCGCAGCAACCGGTCAAAACCGGGCTCACGACCACCATTCAGCAAGTTCCTTGCCAATTCGCGCCATTTTGACGACCCGCCCGGACCGCCGGACAGGAAGGCGGGACCGGCCCCGCCATCGGCTCCGGCAACAGTGGCACAGCCTTTGCAGAGGAGGGAGCAACCGGATCAAAAATCCCGGTGACGGCCCCAACGGCCATTCACATATCAGACACGAGCACAAAGGAAGTGGAAATCATGAAGACCAAGGAGACGATGACCCTCAAGCTGCGCAAGGCCATGCTGGCGGCCCTGTTGAGCGGAACCGCCGGCCTCGCCGGCGCCCACGGCGATGTCACGCCGCAGGCGGTCGACGTATCGACGCTGAAGGCGCTGGGCACCGAATGGCGGACCGCCAACCCGTATCGCGGTGAAAAAGAAGCGGTCCGCATAGGCGACTCCGCCTACAACCAGAACTGCGCCCGGTGCCACGGCCTCGGCGCCGTCTCCGGCGGCATCGCCCCCGACCTGCGCTTCCTGCCCAAGGGCGACGAAGGCGACGAGATCTTCCTGCAGCGCATCCGCAACGGTTCAACCCGTGGCGGCCGGGTTTACATGCCGCCGTTCGAAGGTATCCTGCCGCAGGAAGCGATGTGGGCGATCCGCGCCTGGCTGGAGACCGTACATGAAGATTGAACGACTGCGCATCCTTGCGCTCGCCTGCGGCCTGTTCTGCGCCGGCAGCCTCGCCGCCCATGCCGCCAGCGCCCAGACGGCGCCGGCCCTCGAAGTCCAGCAGGAAGGACGCTTGCGGATTGCCGTCTACGGCGACTTCCCGCCGTACTCCGCCAAGGGCAAGGGCATCGACGTCGCGCTCGGGCGCGAACTCGCCCGGCGCGTCGGACTCGAACCCGAAGTGGTGGAGTTCAAGGCCGACGAAGACATGAACGACGATCTGCGCAACATGGTATGGAAGGGCCATTACCTCGGCACCCGCCCTGCCGACGTCATGCTGCACGTACCAGTCGACGCACGCCTGGCCAAGGCCAACGAGCAGGTCCGCATCTTCGCGCCCTACCATCTCGAATCGCTCGCCGTGGTGCGCGATCCGAAGCGGGTGCCGCCGGTCACGGGCTCGGCGGCGAAGGCGCTCGAGGTGTTCACCCGCGAGAAGATCGGCGTGGAAACGGCATCGCTGGCCGACGACTTCCTGCTCGGCGTGCTGAGCGGCCGCCTGCGCAACAACGTCACCCACTTCCCCACGGTCGCAGCCGCGGTTGCCGCCATGCAGCGCGGCGAGATCTCCGCCGTAATGGCCTCGCGCGCCGAAGTCGAGGCCGCGCTCGATCGCCAGGACAAGCGCTTCGAGTTGTCGGGCGTGTCGATGCCGGAACTG encodes:
- a CDS encoding sigma-54-dependent Fis family transcriptional regulator; its protein translation is MKGQLMAMDAHVQQVQAARRRFFDRGEEPEGDVPSEVLRSWLRCRDGGVDALAVGNGDPEGRAQLTEARERSEQLLNHAAGIMEHVFEQIRASGSMVILADLNGVILHSLGDPDFVARAQRVALQPGASWDESLRGTNAIGTALIERMPVEVLGAEHFLERNGVLTCSAAPVFKPCGGLAGVLDISGDYRSNQRHTMGLVRLSAQLLEKRLFEVEFARQILIAVHARPECVGSLQEGLLAVSLDGCIVGANPVAREALGIGEMDPGGLAFGNVFRVSLDVFFDRSRRDPGSLQAMEARRGERVYARLKSNLPPRTEVPAPSPARPAVTARAVAAEAPCDPKSGRVTLACLATGDARLQLALDRSSRVLGKDIPLLIQGESGVGKELFARAFHYSGPRRDGPFVALNCAAIPENLIESELFGYVGGAFTGARREGAIGKIQQAHGGTLFLDEIGDMPLGMQARLLRVLQERSVTPIGAMRQVPVDISLVCATHRLLRDAVQKGSFREDLYYRVNGLTVTLPPLRERSDIGRIVDNILAAEVGESRTVHIGAEVMAFFERYPWPGNVRQLQNVIRVAVALLDEGEDEIRPVHLPEELFGADAMDEGESARIEERSLPRQPAAATPVAAAPAIATGGRSLDQIELEAIAVVMREVGGNVSAAARRLGISRNTLYRKIGRIV
- the pedF gene encoding cytochrome c-550 PedF, whose translation is MKTKETMTLKLRKAMLAALLSGTAGLAGAHGDVTPQAVDVSTLKALGTEWRTANPYRGEKEAVRIGDSAYNQNCARCHGLGAVSGGIAPDLRFLPKGDEGDEIFLQRIRNGSTRGGRVYMPPFEGILPQEAMWAIRAWLETVHED
- a CDS encoding ABC transporter substrate-binding protein — translated: MKIERLRILALACGLFCAGSLAAHAASAQTAPALEVQQEGRLRIAVYGDFPPYSAKGKGIDVALGRELARRVGLEPEVVEFKADEDMNDDLRNMVWKGHYLGTRPADVMLHVPVDARLAKANEQVRIFAPYHLESLAVVRDPKRVPPVTGSAAKALEVFTREKIGVETASLADDFLLGVLSGRLRNNVTHFPTVAAAVAAMQRGEISAVMASRAEVEAALDRQDKRFELSGVSMPELRIKGWSLGLAVKADHAALADALSNAMIEIQRDGTLEKIFAEHGVTHQTP